In Fundulus heteroclitus isolate FHET01 chromosome 8, MU-UCD_Fhet_4.1, whole genome shotgun sequence, a genomic segment contains:
- the LOC105915236 gene encoding spindlin-Z, translating into MKSPPGHRDTADAGHAGVSANMMKKKNPHKKHKSSLGPTTKVLSQPRRNIVGCRIQHIWKEGAGHVVWKGTVLDQVPVNPSLYLIKYDGFDCVYGLELHKDERVQGLEVLPDRLAKSRLTDVSLADAMIGKAVEHMFETEEGPKEEWRGMVLARAPIMTTWFYITYEKDPVLYMYQLLDDYKEGDLRIMPDSNDAVPAEREPGEVVDSLVGKQVEYAKEDGGKRTGMVIHQVEAKPSVYFIKFDDDFLIYVYDLVKTS; encoded by the exons ATGAAGAGCCCTCCGGGACACAGGGACACAGCTGATGCAG GGCATGCAGGTGTTTCTGCAAAcatgatgaagaagaagaacccACACAA AAAGCATAAGAGCAGCCTGGGCCCGACCACCAAGGTTCTGTCGCAGCCGCGGCGCAACATCGTGGGCTGCAGGATCCAGCACATCTGGAAGGAAGGAGCGGGACACGTGGTGTGGAAGGGGACGGTGCTGGATCAG GTGCCGGTGAACCCGTCGCTCTACCTGATAAAGTACGACGGGTTCGACTGCGTTTATGGTCTGGAGCTCCACAAGGACGAGCGGGTCCAGGGCCTGGAGGTGCTGCCGGACAGACTGG CCAAGTCCCGCCTGACCGACGTCAGCCTGGCCGACGCCATGATCGGCAAGGCTGTGGAGCACATGTTCGAGACGGAGGAGGGTCCGAAGGAGGAGTGGAGGGGGATGGTTCTGGCCCGAGCCCCCATCATGACCACCTGGTTCTACATCACCTACGAGAAAGACCCGGTTCTGTACATGTACCAGCTGCTGGACGACTACAAGGAAGGAGACCTGCGCATCATGCCCGACTCCA ACGACGCCGTCCCGGCGGAGAGGGAGCCCGGCGAGGTGGTGGACAGCCTGGTGGGCAAACAGGTGGAGTACGCCAAAGAGGACGGCGGCAAACGAACAGGCATGGTCATCCACCAGGTGGAGGCCAAGCCGTCCGTCTACTTCATCAAGTTCGACGACGACTTCCTCATTTACGTCTACGACCTGGTCAAGACTTCGTAA